A genomic region of Solanum dulcamara chromosome 2, daSolDulc1.2, whole genome shotgun sequence contains the following coding sequences:
- the LOC129880181 gene encoding AAA-ATPase At3g28580-like — MMQDVWTQLGPSIAAMMFTWTMYQNYFPHELRGHIRRYIDKLVNYFYPYMHITFHELETDGWFERSKAYVAIERYLSKNSTKQAKHLKANAVKDGQSLVLTMDDHEEITDEYKGEKVWWISSKKAANRQTISLYREDEKRYFKLKFHRKNRELITDSYLNYVLDEAKAISVKERQRKLYTNNKGDGGGGYSYRGRRMWSGVVFEHPSTFDTLAMDPNKKEEIMDDLETFSKSKDYYAKIGKAWKRGYLLYGPPGTGKSSMIAAMANYLQYDVYDLELTSVKDNTELRKLLIDTTGKSIIVIEDIDCSLDLTGQRENKKKKKDEEDKEKNEEEAIKEKMKKQVEAKEKKSEVTLSGLLNFIDGLWSAIGGERLIVFTTNYVEKLDPALIRTGRMDKHIVLSYCCFESFKVLANNYLDVVESDVYFPAIRRLLEETNMTPADVAENLMPKSSKENADTCLERLIKALETAKEEAKLKAEEEERAKAAEKEKEEKDHEEKKELTATEEAKNADGVNEKDNGIKENGDVSKG, encoded by the coding sequence ATGATGCAAGATGTTTGGACTCAGTTGGGTCCATCCATTGCAGCAATGATGTTCACCTGGACCATGTACCAGAACTATTTTCCTCACGAACTTCGTGGTCATATTAGGAGGTATATCGATAAACTTGTGAACTATTTCTATCCTTATATGCACATTACTTTTCACGAACTTGAAACTGATGGGTGGTTTGAGCGGAGCAAAGCTTACGTAGCCATTGAAAGGTACCTTAGCAAGAACTCGACCAAACAAGCTAAGCACCTCAAAGCCAATGCAGTGAAGGATGGTCAATCCCTTGTCCTAACCATGGATGATCATGAGGAGATAACCGATGAATACAAAGGCGAAAAGGTTTGGTGGATTTCGAGTAAAAAAGCAGCCAATAGACAGACAATATCTTTGTATagggaggatgagaagaggtaTTTCAAGCTCAAATTTCACAGAAAGAATCGCGAGCTTATCACggattcatacttgaattatgTATTGGATGAAGCTAAGGCGATATCTGTGAAAGAACGACAGAGAAAGCTGTACACAAACAATAAGGGAGACGGAGGTGGTGGGTATAGCTACAGGGGAAGGAGGATGTGGAGCGGAGTAGTGTTTGAGCATCCATCAACATTTGATACTCTGGCCATGGATCCAAACAAGAAGGAAGAGATTATGGATGATCTCGAAACATTTAGCAAGTCAAAAGACTATTATGCAAAGATTGGCAAGGCGTGGAAGCGTGGTTATCTTCTATATGGTCCTCCAGGAACGGGTAAATCTAGCATGATTGCTGCAATGGCTAATTACTTGCAATATGATGTCTATGATCTTGAGCTCACATCGGTTAAGGACAATACCGAGCTAAGAAAATTGCTGATAGATACTACAGGTAAATCTATTATTGTGATTGAAGACATCGATTGTTCCCTTGACCTTACAGGTCAACGggagaataagaagaagaagaaagacgaggaagataaagaaaaaaatgaggaaGAAGCCATCAAGGAGAAGATGAAAAAACAAGTAGAGgcgaaagaaaaaaaaagtgaggTAACTTTATCTGGACTTTTGAACTTCATTGATGGTCTATGGTCAGCTATTGGCGGTGAAAGGCTTATCGTCTTCACCACTAACTATGTGGAAAAGCTTGACCCTGCTCTAATTAGGACAGGGAGAATGGATAAACATATTGTCCTATCCTACTGTTGCTTCGAGTCGTTCAAGGTTCTTGCAAATAATTATCTTGATGTCGTTGAATCTGATGTTTACTTTCCTGCGATTCGTCGCTTATTGGAGGAAACTAATATGACTCCTGCTGATGTTGCTGAGAATTTGATGCCCAAGTCTTCAAAGGAAAATGCAGACACTTGCTTGGAGAGATTGATTAAAGCTCTTGAAACTGCAAAAGAGGAAGCAAAATTGAAGgctgaagaagaagagagagcaAAGGCAGCTGAGAAGGAGAAGGAAGAGAAAGATCATgaggaaaagaaagaattaacAGCTACTGAAGAAGCCAAGAATGCTGACGGTGTAAACGAAAAAGATAATGGTattaaggaaaatggtgatGTTAGCAAAGGTTGA